One genomic segment of candidate division KSB1 bacterium includes these proteins:
- a CDS encoding DUF547 domain-containing protein: MTPVFATAGGCHGRFRLWWQLLPAALCLFPLCSVLGAAGGPDHSLFTAILRDHVRAGAVNYRALKEDARLPQYLAMLQQTDPAVLTVRRERLAFWLNAYNAFTLHYVISKYPVKSLMNKLAYATGGGTFKTKFITINGVKYSLNDIENDIIRPMGDPRIHLALVCGAKSCPPLRAEAYVADRLEEQLEEQGRLFLSQPEKNRFDFTNNEIHLSKIFDWFKDDFRKQGGSELDFIARFLPAEQAELLRARAATIKVKYTEYDWSLNE, from the coding sequence ATGACACCCGTTTTCGCCACGGCCGGTGGCTGCCACGGCCGATTCCGCCTCTGGTGGCAGCTTCTGCCGGCCGCGCTGTGTTTGTTCCCGCTTTGTTCCGTCCTGGGCGCGGCCGGCGGGCCGGATCACAGTCTGTTCACTGCAATTTTGCGTGATCACGTCCGCGCGGGCGCGGTCAATTATCGCGCCCTGAAAGAGGATGCGCGTCTGCCACAATACCTCGCCATGCTGCAGCAAACCGATCCCGCCGTCCTCACCGTCCGCCGTGAGCGGCTGGCGTTCTGGTTGAATGCCTACAATGCCTTCACGCTGCACTACGTGATCAGCAAGTATCCCGTCAAAAGCCTGATGAACAAGCTCGCTTATGCCACCGGCGGCGGCACGTTCAAGACCAAATTCATCACCATCAACGGCGTCAAATATTCGCTCAACGACATCGAAAACGACATTATCCGGCCGATGGGAGACCCGCGCATTCATTTGGCACTCGTGTGCGGCGCCAAAAGCTGTCCACCCCTGCGTGCCGAAGCCTATGTCGCCGACCGCCTGGAGGAACAGCTCGAGGAGCAGGGGCGTCTTTTTCTCAGCCAGCCCGAAAAAAACCGTTTCGACTTCACCAACAACGAAATCCATCTTTCAAAAATCTTCGACTGGTTCAAGGATGATTTTCGCAAGCAGGGTGGCAGCGAACTCGATTTCATCGCCCGGTTTTTGCCCGCGGAGCAGGCGGAGCTGCTGCGTGCCCGCGCCGCGACCATCAAGGTCAAATACACCGAGTATGATTGGAGTCTGAACGAGTAA
- a CDS encoding TIGR04283 family arsenosugar biosynthesis glycosyltransferase — translation MTDPLDKPQPLAVSIIIPTWNEAGQIADLAGSLAGQPGVELIFVDGGSNDGTWQKIAEMKHRLPGIHLLHAPRSRSRQMNAGARLARGEWLLFLHADTKLPLASLQAFLQTAAQDTRLVAGAFRFRVTHPRRVYRYLEWYVALRCRLLKLPYGDQALFVKRQVFAKSGGFREDFPLMEDLEFVRRLNRAPGFRVLSAPVYTSARRYEAEGFCKRGWNNLRLQFLYACGVPPVRLAADYWKSAGGSQPIFAEQSMPTVQPVEQGSTNANIHGTGQQWPGAAECKARTWSRLSPHLRTPEQWLGRRKAIGCVSLEITQRCNLDCELCYLSEMSEATLDPPLVALEQRLREIRAHYGPGTAVQISGGDPTLRAEDELLAIVRCAAALDLQPALLTNGIKATRPLLEKLAAAGLTDVAFHVDLTMKLRKADKSLYTSEEELNERRLEYIARARGLKLAVIFNTTLCARNFHELPMLVRFFCTHADVVGMCSFQLQADTGRGTLRGRPGEITPDNVVRIINEQVKHRINFDVFTIGHPQCNRVGYSFVSNGNAYDLWHDPGIINRLADKFEGVKIDRRDPAAAVKNLARHIIKHPVLLWEAAKFVGVHAWRMKGDLLRSGLRVHKLSFFVHNFMHAQALDPERIANCSFMVMTVNGPMSMCLHNANRDAYITAPFVIRQNGQEQVFNPVRPHRRASWESKKAMLAGPAASAVRADSASG, via the coding sequence ATGACCGACCCGCTCGACAAGCCACAGCCGCTTGCCGTTTCGATCATCATCCCGACCTGGAACGAAGCCGGGCAGATTGCGGACCTGGCCGGCTCTCTCGCCGGCCAGCCGGGCGTCGAATTGATTTTTGTCGATGGCGGCAGCAACGACGGCACCTGGCAGAAGATTGCAGAGATGAAGCACCGCTTGCCCGGCATTCATCTGCTGCACGCACCGCGCAGCCGCAGCCGCCAGATGAATGCGGGTGCGCGGTTGGCCCGCGGCGAGTGGTTGCTTTTTTTGCATGCGGACACGAAGCTGCCTCTTGCGTCTCTGCAGGCTTTTCTGCAAACTGCCGCCCAGGACACCCGGCTGGTCGCCGGTGCCTTCCGCTTTCGCGTGACACATCCGCGGCGTGTGTATCGCTATCTCGAATGGTATGTCGCCTTGCGCTGCCGGCTGTTGAAGCTGCCGTATGGTGACCAAGCCTTGTTCGTCAAACGGCAGGTGTTCGCCAAAAGCGGCGGATTCCGCGAGGATTTCCCGCTGATGGAGGATCTCGAATTCGTCCGGCGCCTGAACCGCGCACCGGGCTTTCGCGTGTTGTCCGCACCGGTCTATACTTCGGCACGACGTTATGAGGCCGAGGGTTTTTGCAAGCGGGGCTGGAATAATTTGCGGTTGCAGTTTCTTTATGCCTGCGGTGTACCGCCAGTGCGGCTGGCGGCGGATTACTGGAAGAGTGCAGGAGGTTCACAGCCAATTTTCGCGGAGCAAAGCATGCCCACTGTCCAGCCAGTCGAGCAGGGAAGCACAAACGCCAACATTCACGGCACCGGCCAACAGTGGCCCGGCGCCGCGGAATGCAAAGCCAGAACCTGGAGTCGGTTGTCGCCGCATTTGCGCACCCCCGAGCAATGGCTGGGGCGCCGCAAAGCGATCGGCTGTGTCTCGCTTGAAATCACCCAGCGCTGCAATCTCGACTGTGAACTGTGTTATCTCAGTGAAATGAGCGAGGCCACCCTCGACCCGCCGCTGGTGGCGCTCGAGCAGCGCCTGCGTGAGATTCGCGCGCATTACGGCCCGGGCACGGCGGTGCAAATCAGCGGCGGCGACCCCACTCTGCGGGCGGAAGACGAGCTGCTCGCAATTGTCCGCTGTGCCGCGGCGCTGGACTTGCAACCGGCGCTGCTCACCAACGGCATCAAAGCCACCCGCCCGCTGCTGGAGAAACTGGCTGCCGCCGGCCTTACCGACGTCGCTTTTCATGTCGATCTCACCATGAAGCTGCGCAAGGCCGACAAAAGCCTCTACACCAGCGAGGAAGAGTTGAATGAGCGGCGGCTGGAGTACATCGCGCGGGCGCGCGGTTTGAAGCTGGCGGTGATTTTCAACACCACGCTGTGTGCCAGGAATTTTCATGAACTGCCGATGCTGGTAAGGTTTTTCTGCACGCACGCCGACGTGGTGGGCATGTGCAGCTTTCAATTGCAGGCGGATACCGGCCGCGGGACACTGCGCGGCCGGCCCGGGGAGATCACGCCTGACAACGTCGTCCGCATCATCAACGAACAGGTCAAACACCGCATCAATTTCGACGTCTTCACCATCGGCCACCCGCAGTGCAATCGCGTGGGTTACTCGTTCGTCAGCAACGGCAATGCCTACGATCTCTGGCATGATCCCGGCATCATCAACCGCCTGGCGGACAAATTCGAGGGCGTAAAAATCGACCGCCGCGATCCCGCCGCCGCAGTCAAAAACCTGGCGCGGCACATCATCAAGCATCCCGTCTTGTTGTGGGAAGCCGCGAAGTTTGTGGGCGTGCACGCCTGGCGGATGAAGGGGGATCTGCTGCGCAGCGGCTTGCGGGTGCACAAGCTCAGCTTTTTCGTGCACAACTTCATGCACGCCCAGGCGCTCGATCCCGAACGCATCGCCAACTGTTCTTTCATGGTCATGACGGTGAACGGCCCGATGTCGATGTGTTTGCACAATGCCAATCGCGATGCCTACATCACCGCGCCCTTCGTGATCCGGCAGAATGGACAGGAACAAGTTTTCAACCCGGTGCGGCCCCACCGGCGGGCCTCCTGGGAGAGCAAAAAAGCCATGCTGGCTGGGCCGGCTGCTTCTGCAGTCCGGGCAGACAGCGCCTCGGGTTAA
- a CDS encoding lycopene cyclase domain-containing protein — MKIEYLLFNLCVLAGPLLMSFEKKIYFFSRWRPAMAAILLVAPGFILWDAAVTGRHWWFNPSYTLDFRIAGLPLEEWLFFFTVPFAALFVWEVIGFYLPDRRHAAAKGFALLLWLAPLPGVLALCHGREYTGLMLLAVSLTAVLDRLLQTRLLSRQRVLLYFAATLMLNVICNGYLTARPVVVYNAAHHLGLRVGTIPIEDFGYGFALIMPVTILYEKFRGTAPA; from the coding sequence ATGAAAATTGAATACCTCCTCTTCAATCTCTGCGTCCTTGCCGGGCCGCTGCTGATGAGCTTCGAGAAAAAGATTTACTTCTTCTCGCGCTGGCGCCCGGCAATGGCGGCCATCTTGCTGGTGGCACCCGGTTTTATTCTCTGGGATGCCGCAGTCACTGGCAGACACTGGTGGTTCAACCCCTCCTACACCCTCGACTTTCGTATTGCCGGCCTGCCTCTGGAAGAGTGGTTGTTCTTCTTCACCGTGCCGTTTGCCGCCTTGTTTGTCTGGGAAGTGATCGGCTTTTATCTGCCTGATCGCCGCCACGCCGCGGCCAAAGGTTTCGCACTGCTGCTGTGGCTGGCGCCCCTGCCGGGCGTGCTCGCGCTTTGCCACGGCCGGGAATACACCGGCCTCATGCTTTTGGCGGTGAGTCTCACGGCGGTGCTCGATCGTCTGCTGCAGACGCGCTTGTTGAGCAGGCAGCGGGTGCTGCTCTATTTCGCTGCCACGCTGATGCTGAATGTGATCTGCAACGGCTATTTGACCGCGCGGCCCGTGGTGGTTTACAACGCGGCACATCATCTTGGCCTGCGAGTGGGCACGATTCCGATTGAAGATTTTGGCTACGGCTTTGCCTTGATCATGCCGGTCACAATACTCTATGAGAAGTTCCGTGGGACAGCGCCGGCTTAA
- the crtI gene encoding phytoene desaturase family protein, producing the protein MRSSVGQRRLKHVLVIGAGLGALSAAVRLARMGFRVTVFEKNAEIGGKAGERLLHGYRFDTGPSLLTMPFVVDELFAFAGCAREQFLHYVPLEPICRYFFPDGTRLDASSDPARMKAEIARLSAREAAQYEKFLAYSRRIYQLTAEIFLFSPFHEWRRLLRRRNWRTLFSLPLLDPWRTVHQGVARFFSDARLLQLFDRYATYNGSNPYRAPATLNIIPHVEYELGGYYIQGGMRRLVTALAQVMQHLGVELHISHRVEKILHDGKKVTGLQVEGEKVAGDYVLCGQDVVVAYEQSLEGFDRRRRQLRRLEPSCSGLVFLWGVRRTHEQLLHHNIFFSHDYRREFEEIFDELLPPQDPTIYLAITSKSDPAHAPGGGENWFVLLNMPYLSGRCDWRKEWPQVRERVLTKLRRFGLEVASAIAVEEVITPQDFYDLYLSNRGSIYGISSNRRSTAFRRPPNRSRDLEGLYFAGGATHPGGGIPLVLLSGKLAAELIAGHAARS; encoded by the coding sequence ATGAGAAGTTCCGTGGGACAGCGCCGGCTTAAACATGTGCTGGTGATCGGCGCCGGTCTGGGCGCCCTGAGCGCGGCAGTGCGTCTGGCGCGCATGGGGTTTCGTGTCACCGTGTTCGAAAAAAATGCCGAAATCGGCGGCAAAGCCGGCGAACGCCTGTTGCACGGCTATCGCTTCGATACCGGTCCCTCCCTGCTCACCATGCCATTTGTGGTGGATGAGCTGTTTGCTTTTGCGGGCTGTGCGCGCGAACAGTTTCTGCATTATGTGCCGCTGGAGCCGATTTGCCGCTATTTCTTTCCCGACGGCACCCGCCTGGATGCCAGCTCCGATCCTGCCCGGATGAAGGCGGAAATCGCCCGGCTTTCCGCCCGCGAGGCCGCGCAATACGAGAAGTTTCTGGCGTACAGCCGCCGCATTTATCAACTCACGGCGGAGATTTTTCTTTTTTCCCCGTTTCATGAATGGCGCAGACTGCTGCGCCGGCGAAATTGGCGGACGCTGTTTTCCCTGCCGCTCCTCGATCCCTGGCGCACCGTGCATCAGGGAGTGGCCCGCTTCTTTTCGGATGCGCGCCTGCTGCAATTGTTCGACCGCTACGCCACCTACAATGGCTCGAATCCCTATCGCGCGCCGGCGACGCTCAACATCATTCCTCATGTCGAGTATGAACTGGGCGGCTATTACATTCAGGGCGGCATGCGGCGTCTGGTGACGGCGCTCGCACAAGTGATGCAGCATCTCGGTGTCGAGCTGCACATCTCCCATCGTGTCGAGAAAATTTTGCATGATGGCAAAAAAGTCACCGGCCTGCAGGTCGAGGGCGAAAAGGTGGCGGGGGATTATGTGCTCTGCGGACAGGACGTGGTGGTGGCATATGAACAATCGCTCGAAGGGTTTGACCGGCGGCGGCGGCAACTGCGCCGGTTGGAACCCTCCTGTTCCGGTCTGGTTTTTCTCTGGGGTGTGCGCCGGACGCATGAGCAGCTCCTGCATCACAACATTTTCTTCTCGCATGATTACCGCCGCGAGTTCGAAGAAATCTTTGATGAATTGCTGCCGCCGCAAGACCCCACCATCTACCTGGCCATCACCAGCAAGAGCGATCCCGCGCACGCTCCCGGTGGCGGGGAAAACTGGTTTGTGCTGCTGAACATGCCCTATTTGTCCGGCCGGTGTGATTGGCGGAAGGAGTGGCCGCAGGTGCGCGAGCGCGTCCTGACCAAGCTGCGTCGCTTTGGCCTCGAAGTCGCCAGCGCCATTGCAGTGGAGGAGGTCATCACCCCGCAGGATTTTTACGATCTCTATCTGAGCAATCGCGGCAGCATTTACGGCATTTCCTCCAATCGCCGCAGCACGGCTTTTCGCCGGCCGCCGAATCGCAGCCGCGATCTCGAAGGCCTGTACTTTGCGGGCGGCGCGACCCATCCCGGCGGCGGCATCCCGCTGGTGTTGCTCTCCGGCAAACTGGCTGCGGAATTGATTGCCGGGCATGCAGCCCGGAGCTGA
- the crtI gene encoding phytoene desaturase family protein, with translation MTSKRKIVVIGSGFGGLAVAIRLQAAGFAVTLLEKNAMVGGHACQLKQQGYTFDMGPSLITAPDIIQAVFASAGRHLEDYLELMPLNPFYRIYYHDGSHLDYSGDGPAMKAQISAFHRRDGANYERFLRDSGAIYHAVITDGLGTTPFHELKTMLAFLPRALRLKALYPAYFLVSRYFRDPRNRFAFSFHPLFIGGNPFRAPSVYLMIPYLEKAGGVWFSRGGMYSLVQAFEKLFLELGGRLQTQAEVTEIFVRNGRATGVLARGEFHSAEAVISNADWAHTHLQLLKPEHRRRWTDHKVRRLDYAMSAFLLYLGVRKQYPRLLHHTLILSPRYRELVKDIFDRKILPEDFSMYLHVPTRTDPGMAPPGCESMYVLIPVPNLAARVDWQMQARPFADKVLRFLEEDFGLSELRRHLEVMQIFTPLDFKLQRNCHLGSAWGVEPKLTQTAYLRPHNRSNDIRNLYFVGASTHPGAGVPGVLLTAAATERLLRRDFGMPALRVTAGTAGL, from the coding sequence ATGACAAGCAAAAGAAAAATCGTTGTTATTGGTTCGGGTTTTGGTGGCTTGGCGGTGGCGATCCGGCTGCAGGCGGCCGGTTTCGCAGTCACCCTGCTGGAAAAAAACGCCATGGTGGGCGGCCATGCCTGCCAGCTCAAGCAGCAGGGTTACACGTTCGACATGGGCCCTTCGCTGATCACGGCGCCGGACATCATCCAGGCGGTCTTTGCCAGTGCCGGCCGGCACCTGGAAGACTATCTCGAACTGATGCCACTCAATCCGTTCTACCGCATCTATTACCATGATGGCAGCCATCTCGATTATTCCGGTGACGGGCCCGCCATGAAAGCACAAATCTCCGCCTTCCACCGGCGTGATGGTGCAAATTACGAACGCTTTCTGCGCGACAGCGGCGCGATCTATCACGCGGTCATTACCGACGGCCTCGGCACCACTCCCTTTCACGAACTGAAGACCATGCTCGCTTTTCTGCCGCGCGCCCTCCGCCTCAAAGCCCTGTATCCGGCATACTTTCTCGTCAGCCGCTATTTTCGCGATCCGCGCAATCGTTTCGCCTTCTCCTTTCATCCGCTGTTCATCGGCGGCAATCCTTTTCGCGCGCCCAGCGTTTACTTGATGATTCCCTATCTGGAAAAAGCCGGCGGCGTATGGTTCAGCCGCGGTGGCATGTACAGCCTGGTGCAGGCTTTCGAAAAGCTGTTTTTGGAATTGGGCGGCCGCCTGCAAACGCAGGCGGAAGTGACGGAAATCTTCGTTCGCAACGGCCGCGCCACCGGCGTCCTCGCGCGGGGGGAATTTCACAGCGCCGAGGCGGTGATCTCGAATGCCGATTGGGCGCATACCCATTTGCAGCTCCTCAAGCCGGAGCATCGCCGCCGGTGGACGGATCACAAGGTCAGGCGGCTGGACTATGCCATGAGTGCGTTCCTGCTCTATCTCGGTGTGCGCAAGCAATATCCCCGGCTGCTGCATCACACCCTGATCCTGTCGCCGCGCTATCGGGAGCTGGTGAAGGATATTTTTGATCGCAAGATTCTGCCGGAGGATTTTTCCATGTATTTGCATGTGCCGACGCGCACCGACCCCGGCATGGCTCCGCCCGGCTGCGAAAGCATGTATGTTTTGATTCCGGTTCCCAATCTTGCCGCCCGGGTGGATTGGCAAATGCAGGCGCGGCCCTTTGCCGACAAAGTACTGCGTTTTTTGGAGGAGGATTTTGGCCTGTCTGAGCTGCGCCGCCACCTCGAGGTGATGCAAATTTTCACGCCGCTCGATTTCAAGCTGCAGCGCAATTGTCATCTGGGCAGCGCCTGGGGGGTGGAGCCAAAACTGACCCAGACAGCTTATCTCCGGCCGCACAATCGCAGCAACGACATTCGCAACCTTTACTTTGTCGGGGCCAGTACGCATCCCGGTGCGGGTGTCCCCGGCGTTTTGCTCACCGCCGCGGCCACCGAGCGGTTGCTGCGACGGGATTTCGGCATGCCGGCGTTGCGTGTCACTGCCGGGACAGCCGGGCTTTGA